A genomic region of Aspergillus oryzae RIB40 DNA, chromosome 1 contains the following coding sequences:
- a CDS encoding uncharacterized protein (predicted protein), whose product MEKFISLATDPDFQPFQWSWPGNHQPMHAAMIMLIDLYERPYSPEAPKSRAFIDKIFSLTGPDGGVVGGEDGISAQRPLKDGGREAWDMIRRLRQKAWQKAGLDPHKLWTEQAQIQAGAASGPDEYPCASNPYYANSGSIAPTPSISTMTSRQQLADFSKMFYNMTRSHMLPNPVSTLRPSPLRYQLPQTSAPTSVPDTPPNLPTPQILQSPAAKATATVETPPPASTIPSPDRIPPLSTAIPFTSTPPPPLSFMDLASPSAHSMAAGPTPPSMMDPNLNFDWDQWDAVFGQHLPVADELMELDPVAGFEFGDLGGGMVGGGSRSGSLGGSETGLGSIPGPDWVGYC is encoded by the coding sequence ATGGAGAAATTCATATCCCTTGCCACCGACCCTGACTTTCAACCCTTCCAATGGAGCTGGCCGGGCAACCATCAGCCAATGCATGCCGCCATGATCATGCTCATCGATCTTTACGAACGGCCTTATAGCCCTGAGGCGCCTAAGTCGAGGGCATTTATCGACAAGATCTTCTCACTCACCGGACcagatggtggtgttgtcgGCGGCGAGGACGGCATCTCAGCCCAACGGCCGCTGAAAGATGGCGGCCGCGAGGCATGGGATATGATTCGCAGACTACGCCAGAAAGCCTGGCAGAAAGCTGGTCTGGATCCACATAAGCTATGGACCGAGCAAGCACAGATTCAAGCCGGTGCAGCATCAGGGCCTGACGAATACCCCTGTGCCTCCAATCCCTATTATGCCAATAGCGGCTCTATAGCCCCGACTCCATCAATTTCAACAATGACATCGCGACAGCAACTCGCAGACTTCTCAAAGATGTTCTACAACATGACACGCTCGCACATGCTCCCCAACCCCGTCTCCACTCTACGACCCAGTCCCCTTCGATACCAACTACCCCAAACCTCTGCCCCAACCTCCGTCCCAGACACTCCCCCAAATCTACCGACTCCCCAGATCCTCCAATCACCCGCAGCCAAGGCGACTGCGACGGTCGAAACTCCTCCCCCTGCTTCCACCATCCCTTCTCCTGACCGCATCCCACCACTGAGCACCGCCATCCCTTTCACCTCAACCCCACCCCCTCCCTTATCCTTCATGGACCTGGCTTCACCTAGCGCACATTCCATGGCCGCCGGCCCAACGCCTCCCTCCATGATGGACCCGAACCTGAACTTTGACTGGGACCAATGGGACGCGGTCTTCGGCCAGCACCTCCCCGTCGCTGACGAGCTCATGGAACTGGATCCCGTGGCTGGATTCGAGTTTGGGGATCTTGGCGGGGGCATGGTTGGTGGCGGTAGTCGAAGTGGTAGTTTGGGGGGAAGTGAAACGGGTCTGGGGAGTATTCCTGGCCCCGATTGGGTTGGATACTGTTGA
- a CDS encoding translationally-controlled tumor protein (microtubule-binding protein (translationally controlled tumor protein)), with translation MIIYKDILTGDEIISDAFNLKEVDNILWEVDCRNITIGDENIQLEGANPSAEGEDDDAGGAGNAEQVLDIKHNFRLNDYPKLEKDEYKKAIKGYMKKVLAKLEEKKAPEETIKEFKENAQTALKRILANYKDYDVLVGESFGADAMHILINYREDGVTPYATFWKHGLEEYKV, from the exons ATGATCATTTACAAG GATATCCTTACCGGCGATGAGATTATCTCCGACGCCTTCAACCTCAAGGAGGTCGACAACATCCTCTGGGAGGTCGACTGCCGGAATATCACGATAGGGGACGAAAATATCCAGCTTGAGGGTGCCAACCCCTCCGCTGAGGgtgaagacgacgacgctGGTGGTGCCGGCAACGCGGAGCAGGTCCTCGACATTAAGCACAATTTCCGTCTCAATGATTACCCGAAGCTCGAGAAGGACGAATATAAGAAGGCCATTAAGG GCTACATGAAGAAGGTCCTCGCCAAgctcgaggagaagaaggccccCGAGGAGACTATCAAGGAGTTCAAGGAGAATGCCCAAACCGCCCTCAAGAGGATCCTTGCCAACTACAAAGACTACGATGTTTTGGTTGGTGAAAGCTTTGGAGCCGATGCTAT GCACATCCTCATTAACTACCGCGAGGACGGTGTCACTCCTTATGCCACTTTCTGGAAGCACGGTCTTGAGGAGTACAAGGTCTAG
- the sur2 gene encoding sphingosine hydroxylase (sphingolipid hydroxylase): protein MAVNASVAYDLPPLPAYTLTPRPPLLSPIPDNVVALILPIIAYWALSMVYHYIDVYELFPQYRLHTPAEVLKRNHVSRWEVVRDVILQQIIQTMAGMAVSHFDPVECIGKEEYDVAVWAQRIRLLQRTFPRLLAVFGIDSMGLAKSLSKNGYSILGGVLAGGRYPGLTQTLVLENGVEAIAPAFAGWELSMASFIYWYFIPTMQFVWGVCVVDTWQYFLHRAMHLNRWLYVTFHSRHHRLYVPYAFGALYNHPVEGFLLDTAGTGVAFLTARMTNRQAMWFFTCTTIKTVDDHCGYAFPWDPLQHFTSNNAAYHDIHHQSWGIKTNFSQPFFTIWDRLLATQWKGDVKLRYERGREAAQKKLDDDAAFGLGAKGENVTSSATVSSDELAETTARSRLRKRTATFDGLKGSKHGVASSVL from the exons ATGGCAGTCAATGCGTCGGTGGCCTATGACCTTCCGCCTCTTCCGGCGTATACCTTGACACCACGTCCGCCTCTTTTGTCTCCGATTCCTGATAATGTCGTGGCGCTGATTCTACCGATTATCGCTTACTGGGCCTTGTCCATGGTCTATCACTACATCGATGTCTACGAGTTGTTTCCCCAGTACCGTTTGCATACCCCGGCAGAGGTCCTCAAAAGGAACCACGTATCGCGTTGGGAAGTCGTGAGGGATGTCATTCTACAACAGATAATTCAAACCATGGCCGGTATGGCTGTGTCGCACTTCGATCCCGTGGAATGCATCGGCAAAGAGGAATACGATGTGGCGGTCTGGGCTCAGCGTATCCGTCTCCTGCAAAGGACATTCCCGCGTTTATTGGCGGTGTTCGGCATTGACTCCATGGGATTGGCGAAATCCTTGTCGAAGAATGGCTATAGCATACTGGGGGGCGTTCTCGCGGGTGGACGCTATCCGGGACTCACCCAAACCTTGGTCTTGGAGAATGGAGTAGAAGCCATCGCTCCTGCGTTCGCCGGTTGGGAATTGTCCATGGCTAGCTTCATCTATTGGTACTTCATTCCTACGATGCAGTTTGTCTGGGGTGTATGCGTCGTCGACACCTGGCAGTATTTCCTGCACCGTGCAATGCACTTGAACCGTTGGCTTTATG TCACCTTTCACTCGCGTCATCACCGCCTATACGTCCCATATGCGTTCGGTGCTTTGTATAACCATCCCGTGGAGGGATTCCTCCTCGATACTGCCGGTACCGGTGTTGCGTTCTTGACGGCTAGAATGACTAACCGCCAGGCCATGTGGTTTTTTACCTGTACGACTATTAAGACTGTGGACGATCACTGCGGCTATGCTTTCCCCTGGGACCCCTTGCAGCATTTCACTTCCAACAATGCCGCCTACCATGATATTCACCACCAGAGTTGGGGTATCAAGACTAACTTCTCCCAGCCCTTCTTCACCATCTGGGATCGGCTTCTCGCAACTCAATGGAAGGGTGATGTTAAACTTCGTTACGAACGGGGTCGTGAGGCAGCACAGAAAAAACTGGACGACGACGCCGCTTTTGGTCTTGGAGCCAAAGGGGAGAACGTAACATCTTCCGCTACAGTCTCATCGGATGAGCTAGCAGAGACAACTGCACGGTCACGGTTGCGCAAAAGGACGGCGACCTTTGACGGCCTCAAGGGGTCGAAGCACGGGGTAGCCAGCAGCGTCCTCTAA
- a CDS encoding uncharacterized protein (predicted protein) produces MKCLRSVASLSKEEVRLLTRVLSIGFIDPDGHEPRDKGEIMRAIKKLPSALQRHWLKDLIGRAPAVALCDLHTKLNPYIIRYVFELLRCEVITHLECLYWYHSVLHDARLDVVDLKVRDIVYSLGDIRYMWTPSRRAIQGSPVTYQQNKCEACVLARIVKGRKFLQHLRTALLSRTATRRNHRVPTFLPFVEESIACHEGFVDKIHWRSSTLATTMKRQRKHAHRALMTSDPVASLKQDLSRTVEGAVVPIGIDPEVLESFQEDPEEGGNHGVRHTISEQVPKKQDSDTDTLAGIVGLYNEPQPLNWISSPTSCAMESQSDLSSVTYTDDSPTHASPISPKSTSWLAPATSTPDPLRVLSPSTQKKKAPMKEPVDGSNDGQAIPWTYLPTEVKTLGGKNLKGMADVSR; encoded by the exons ATGAAATGCCTCCGGTCAGTGGCTAGTCTCagcaaggaggaagtgaGACTGCTAACCCGGGTCCTGAGCATAGGGTTCATCGATCCCGATGGGCACGAGCCTAGAGACAAAGGGGAGATAATGAGGGCGATCAAGAAACTTCCCTCGGCCCTGCAGAGGCACTGGCTTAAGGACCTCATAGGTCGGGCACCTGCCGTGGCCTTGTGTGACTTGCACACGAAACTGAACCCTTATATTATCCGATACGTATTTGAGTTGTTACGGTGCGAGGTTATCACACACTTGGAGTGCCTCTACTGGTACCACAGTGTGCTTCATGATGCTCGTCTGGACGTCGTCGATTTAAAAGTGCGAGATATTGTATACAGCCTGGGAGATATACGCTACATGTGGACCCCCTCTCGACGAGCTATCCAAGGAAGCCCTGTCACGTACCAGCAGAATAAGTGCGAAGCGTGCGTCCTAGCCCGGATTGTCAAAGGGCGGAAATTCCTGCAGCATCTGCGTACAGCCCTCCTGAGCCGGACAGCAACCAGAAGAAATCACCGGGTACCAACATTCCTCCCCTTCGTGGAAGAAAGCATAGCCTGCCATGAAGGCTTCGTTGATAAGATACATTGGCGCAGCAGCACACTGGCGACAACCATGAAGCGCCAGCGGAAACATGCCCATCGGGCTCTGATGACTTCTGACCCTGTTGCTAGTCTCAAACAAGACCTCTCAAGAACCGTAGAGGGGGCCGTAGTTCCCATCGGCATAGATCCAGAAGTTCTCGAGTCATTTCAAGAGGACCCAGAAGAGGGCGGAAACCATGGCGTACGACACACAATATCTGAGCAGGTGCCCAAAAAACAGGATAGTGACACCGACACCCTTGCAGGCATAGTCGGGTTGTACAACGAGCCTCAACCTCTGAACTGGATATCCTCTCCCACATCCTGTGCGATGGAGAGTCAATCAGATCTCTCTTCCGTCACTTACACCGACGATTCACCCACTCATGCGTCACCAATTTCCCCTAAGAGCACGTCATGGCTCGCTCCCGCAACTTCCACACCAGACCCGTTGCGAGTTCTTTCACCGTcaacccaaaagaaaaaagcacCGATGAAAGAACCGGTTGATGGTAGCAACGACGGACAAGCAA TTCCTTGGACCTATTTGCCAACGGAGGTCAAAACCTTGGGTGGGAAGAATCTCAAGGGAATGGCGGATGTGAGCAGATAG